A segment of the Cololabis saira isolate AMF1-May2022 chromosome 3, fColSai1.1, whole genome shotgun sequence genome:
GACTCAGAAGACTTTCAAACGCAGAGGACCTCAGAGGCGAATAAAAGCAGCTGTATGGATAAGAGACTTCCTTTGTGATCATTTTATTATAGCCTTTGTTCCTGAAGGGGTGCAGCACAATGCCAAGGGGGTAAAAAACCAGAAAAAGATATGCAGGTTGCCATAGTGACACCACAGCAGCACAATGCTCAACCTTGCCTACTGCTGTAACAATGATGTGTTATTTTGTAAAAGACGTACATCTAAAAATACTTTTCAGCCATTTAAGACGTGTTTAGTAACACTAAAGGTCATGGGTTAACAAGCCAAATGCCCGATGAGATTGGTATCGTGTCCTCTGTCCCCGGTGACGAGGTTATCAGGGGCCCGTCGTCCCCCGCCGCCGACGGTTAGGTAACCGCTGATAGGAGCCAGATAATGACATCTAAGACCGTCGGAGGGCCTGAGGGACTTTGTCTTATCAAGCTTTCCCTCCAGCAGCATCAAAACTGTTTTTATCGTCCAGAAAGAAGGAGACGAGAGGAAGAAGTGCTGACAAACACATGACACCAGAGTTTTTTGTCTCTCCCTACTCGTGTGGCGACTCTGAACCCCGGCGAGAAGTCGTCTAATCATGCTGTCTCCCTGTTTGTGACGGCGTTGTGCTCGTGGAAGAAGTGTCcggctgtttttatttattacacaatttaaatcaaatcaaaacaaactTTAGAGTTCCACTGTATAGTTCCTTTTAGAAAAAGTGCTTTTAGTCAAGCCACTTTTTCGGTTCGTGCCTCTTACACCTGGAATGCAATACGAAGCACGATACGTGAACTTCCCACTCTGACCTCTTTCACCAAACATCTTAAATCATGGCTATTGGAGGAACAACAGGCTTAAACGTGTGTAGTTTgtcttaatgttaattatctgtttTAATTCGTACGTACTAAGGCAATGTGCAATGCAACACGCACTTTGTATGTCACACCACTTGGATACTCTCAGTACCATGATATTACCATCGCtggtatttcattattgtaatatgcattttttgctcaagtcactttaaaacTCAAGTTACTTTAGATACAAaccatactgcttttaaattctGCTAAGTCTATTTCGCAACTACgtacgttttatgtttgttcccttgtttgattgtattgtttgactgaattgtttttatgttttctgggGACTatgggtggaaactagcatttgcTAAaatccggtgtatttacactgcttaatgtagtgttcattaatataCATTGTCCCGCATGCATTGTCCCtaaaataaactttgatttgatttgatttgatttaaatagcacttttcatacactagtaaatgctttacataataaaatcaacatttaacatagaaaaaactcacacactcgtggttaaaaacacacatctggtcgttttcacacacatcctcactttaatacccacacagcacaAATACAGCACCCCACCGCACATATCCATTAAAACATAATCATGAACAGcataaaaaaaccaacaaaatacaacaaaaaacatcataaatacctaaataaataagtaaatcatttatttttatccatTTTATCCACCCCAGGAGCCCCCCCGCCCACCAATGACCAATGAGGGCATCAccaaagaaagaataaaacaaagtttaaaatccatccatccattttctgccACTTTTCCAGGACTggataaatgtacaaaaataaaataaaaataaaattgcatcTATTAAAAACACCTAAAAGCTTCAAACACAGACTGGATATCAGAATGCTAAAGGAAAATGGGCTTATCGATGCGGTGAATGATCAGGAAGCACATGCAACTATTTTTGATCATTTTATAATGACATGTTATGTTTACGAAGAACAATCTACTTTAAAACCCTCATGTTCAAATTCTCCACCTTTAAACTGATGCAATAGAGAGAAAAGTATAAGTATAAGGGGGATAAGGAGATAAAATCATATGACATTGAAACAATGCAGGAGAGCATCTCAATAACTTGACGTCATCAAATgatagcaaaatatgagtgaatcaaTGTTGAAACATGGCAGAAACATTAAATCCATGTTGAAGCCTTGTCCATGACAAACAGAATacgttgattcaacattgattacatGATTAGGGGACTATCGGTGCAGTTTTGatgataaaataaatgattAGGAAGCACAtgcaactattttttttttccttttttaaagatATTTGTGTGGCcttagtggcctttattcaagTGGTAGACAGGAaggaggcagagagagagatgagatgCAGCAAAGAGCTGCAGGCCGGGACTCTGACCCGACCTGGGCAATGCAGGCTCCCATGGGCCCACGACACATCTGTACATGCGCAAGAACTAACCAAAGCATAACAATAtatgaaaaataataatgaaagaaaaagctaAATTGAAGATTTGCACACTGGTTAGGCACAGATATCTGTCTGCTGCAATGAAGGTGCAGTTATGGAAGGAATCGTGGCTTGGAGATATTGTTTACTTCTAGATTTGTATGCTTTGTTTTTCAGGACAATGTGCTGTGGTCAGGACTGCTACATAAGAAGTCAATTTTCTTCCATGATCTCAGGGAGAGAAGTTCCGATgtcgtttttgttgttgtttgttgtagttgtttgttgtttgccgctgcaggaggactgtagcctcggTACATGGGCCACTTGCTTTAACCTCTGCGCCACCCAACGGCCCTATGCAACTATTTTTGATCATTTTATAACGGCATGTTATGTTTACGAATAATAATCTGCTTTAAAGCCCTCATGTTCATATTCTCCACCTTTAAACAGATGAAAAGTACAAGTATAAGGGGGATAAGGACAATAAAATCATATGACATTGATTCAATCCAGCAGAGCATCTCAATAAAGTATTTGAAGTCATCAAATGATACCCTgatagcaaaatatgagtgaatcaatgttgaaatatggtagaaacattgaatccatgTTGAAGCGACAAACAGAATATGTTAGCATTAGAATTacatgattgattgatggttgatccaccatcaatcgtcaaccttaaccaaaaatcaacctttttgaccataattcaacatGGATTTAACATCTTTTGCTATCTGGGTATTAAGTTCTGTCTTCTGGCTTCAGGCCCCCCCGCCAGCAGGACGGACTTTGACTCGTTCTTGTCACAGCGACAGTATCAAGCATCAAGGTTCAGCCAGCACAGTGACGTTTCTCAGCATCTCACGCCACGTCTCAACGTTTGAGGTGATTAAATCCTGAGTGGGAATGATTAACTCTTCCTCTGGAGCTATAAAAGCCTCCAGCTCTGTGACAGGAGGCATCTTCAGTCCCAAGAGCACCACAGGTTAAGGtcgtctctctccctcatctGCAGCCATGAAATCCACCTTTGTTGCCGCTCTTGTCCTGCTGCTGGCCGTTGCACATGGTAAGGCTTTTTTTTGCAATaaatatttcacatttttaaGGCTTAAAGAGTAGCATGGTGATGATAAACATTTCCAATTAGCTGGCTCTGGATTTCAGTCCAGAGAGTTTGAGTTTACTGGACGTGATTTGTGATCTGAATGTTTCTCACAGGTTCTGAGGCCAGGGCCGTGGTGAAGCGGGACGTCCAGTCCGACGTGGACAAGATCACAAAGATGCTCTCTGAGATGTCCACCAGCATCACCGCCGCCACCCAGGAGATGGTGGAGAACATCAGGGCCCTGGAGATGACCAACGCCGCCCAGTGAGTAGCAGCCACACCCAGACTCGTACCCCACCTCTGCTTTTACTTTGACAGTCTGGTCGGGAAAACATGTCAGGCATTAAGTTgttaatacaggactgtctcagaaaattagaatattgtgattttctttaatgcaattacaaaaaaataaataaaaaaatacattctggattcattacagatcaactgaaatattgcaagccttttattattttaatattgctgatcgtggctcacagcttaagaaaactcaaatatcctatgtcaaaaaattagaatattctgggaatcttaatcttaaactttaagccataatcagcaatattaaaataataaaaggcttgcaatattttcagttgatttgtaatgaatccagaatgtacaacatttttgtttttttaattgcattacagaaaataaagaactttatcacaatattctaattttctgagacagtcctgtataaaccCATCAAAGTCCAGGTGACTCTATACCCGACAGGTCGGTCAAAATGGTTTCCACACAGCAGAGATGGGCAAAAtagagtttcaaaataaaatacaaaatacatcgACCTCTAGATATCAGCTGTTGGTTTTAAATGGACCCCAGGGGTAAATGTGTGTGGCCCTCCGTCGACTGTACCCCACCTTTTTCCTGGAGCAGGCCAGAGTCTCTTAGTCGGAGGAAACCTGGagtgtataagaagaactggacaaatgtGTAGCAATGTCACCCACAGCTTGTCCAAATAAGGAGTtttgaagcttctttttttccgCCTTATGTTGCAAAGAGGTTGACTCATGACTATGATTGACTCATGTCAATCATTATTAGCCATTTTATCTTGGCTGACTTAGCTTAGGCTGACCATGCTAATTAAAATGACTTTAGATTCATACTGGCTTGCTGCTATACCAGTATCTCGGCCTGACTGGACGCAGGTCCCAGCAGACTTCCACTTGGAGGATTCCTGAAAAGACTTTATTCCTGGTTCCTTCCATGCCAGAGgaactgcagagctgcagaggaaCATTTACAACAGGTCCTCCGGTTTCAAATGTCGTTTTGGGGCAAAATAAGATGGAAAAATTATCTCTCGGTTAGCTTCAAATTTCTAAGCTGGGACATTGGGCCCTTCCAGATCAACCCACAGCCCCACACAGAGGTGTGTTAGTAAAATtaacggtgcaaataaagaaacTCTTTTAAATGTGAAATCTGAATGAATGATAATGCTCTcttaggtctttattcacagctcatgAGAGTCAATATGTCAGTTAGTCATTGGCTGTGCCAACcgccaatcaaaaggccacatCCCCtaattatatatacatttattgctttaaataattcaactggATGTGGTATAAAAACGTTCACCCCTGAACAAAAATAATCAATTAATCAATTTGAACAGAAAACAGCCACCAGTGCAGGAAGTGGGCGGGTCAGCGGTCTTGGACTTCTGCTTACACAGAAGATCTGGGTTAATGGAAGCCACTTGCTCATGTCTCAGAAAGGATTTTAGTATTTTTAAACtactaaatataaaaatattttgacATTATGTGTTTGTCAATGCtcaaatacaaattacaattttttttaaattttttttttaaatttatttatttatttatttaaatttttttactaattttttacttttttattttacggtaattttttgttacttttctaCTTTGATTTGTCTGTGAGGAGAGTTTGTTCCATGTTTTGGGTGGTGTTTAAAAGAGGGTGCATATTTCTGTAATACTGTTTAATTCTTGACTGTCTGTCCCTttgaaaattaataaatatactttataaaaaaaaaaaaatacaaattacaaaatgtattttatttaactgaAATGCATATTTTACATGCATGCTGCCGATACATGGTCCAGGATGCGCAACCTCCGgtttgcacatttaaaaaaaaaaaaatgtatttaaggaAAATACTATACAGATAATTTCATCCATTTGAGAAATTCtactgttgaggaaaaaaacgtGGCTTTATGCATGCATCAAACCTGTCTCAACCATCTCGTTGTTCCTACCTCTCCTCCCCCCAGGACTTACGTGGAGGACAGCAGGGCCAAGATCCAGCCCCTGGTGGAAAAGGTCCAGGCCGAGGCCGTCAAGCTCCAGGAGCAGGTCAAGCCCTACATCTCCGACATCGAGGAGCACATCAAGCCCCTCACCGACAACATCAACGCCCAGGTCAAGCCTCTGAGCGACAACTTCCACGCTCAGGTCAAGCCCCTGACCGACATGATGGAGAAGCTGCTCCAGCAGGTGATGGACCAGTCCAAGGCCCTGCTGCCCCCCCAGTGACGCTGACCGCTGCACACCCACATGTTTGTCTGTCGCACTGTCTCTAAGTTATCATTAAAGGCGTTCTAAGGTGATCAACGTGACTctgtttttattaaaaataacgaTGTTTTTACTGGTAAAAAGGTAAATGAATGAAAAGTTAGTTCATTTCTATCATTTCTGCTTTGATTTTTGTATTAAATCTATGAATAGACGCCGATGAAAAGATAAAGTCCAAGGATAAGATAAACTCaaagtatatatagtatatgcatttatatacaaatctttatttgtcagttTTCATCTCAGTGACCTTCAagttaattaatatatttcttcacaAGCATGAAAACAGAGAGGGAAGACTGTTTTATTCATCAGGCTGACACAGCTTCACCCAGGTCAGTTAGCATTCGGAAACACTTCAAAAAGATAAATATCTTCATAAAAATGTACACAACAAACATCTGGCGGAGAAATGTGATCTAATTTAATCTTTACACTTCATGACATTCACGTTTAGCGCAATCGTAAAACATTTCTGATTGaaataataagaaagatttgaTAGAAAAGtgtgaaaggaaaagaaattaCCAATAAAATTCAGCTATTTTCTGTCTACTCAAAAATTCACTTGACACGGGACGCCATTCAGTTCAGAACAAACagtgaataaagacaaaaaactaATTAATAATGAAAAGAGAGTGAATTCTTCAGCTAAAAATGTAAGATTTGTGTTTTGCAAGAAAGAGAAAATAACATTTCCGGCAAAATTCTTCGTATTCAGCTGTGGATTCACTTTtcacataaaaaacaacaaccttcgAATCACATTTTACACCAAAAATGTTCAGCTTTATATTGAGAAGTCGATCAAGTTGAACCCATGCGCTGCTTTTCTCTCTTAAACAAGACTTTAATTCAAAAGGGCTGATTAAATGCAAAGAGAATTTGAGTAACGGGCGAGAGATTGTGCATGTTTCTGCAAGCTTGTGTCTCAGAGCAGTGAGGGAGACAATGATTTGTTGTCAGTTTAactacaaaacaacaaaatcactAGTCTTCCATGCTGCTGTGGACTTGTGCTTCTGTGGCTTCCAGTCTTATCAAATATTCTTTACGGGTTTGATTAAAGTGGAACCAGGAAGGTGTAAATGAAAAGCACAGATGGGATTATCCCAGGCTGTGAGCCGGACTCAAGGTGGCCTCCTTGAGCCAGCTGATTTCCAGGACTGGAGACCTGGGAGggctgcggggggggggggaccttgGCGTTTCCTCTTACACCAAATGCTCTCGTGAAGGCCGCGGCCTGCAGCGTCGCAGCAGAACTGGCAGTGCTGGCTGGCCTTCTCCTTGTGCTTGAAGAGATTAGTCAAGTCGCTCGGCCCAATCTGGGGTTATCACTTCAATTACCgcaggtatgtgtgtgtcaTCACAATGTAACCCTCTCGTATTTGAATTAAATACTATGTTTGTGCTCTGCTCAGATTGTGTCAGTAACCTTAAAAGGCCACACGCACATGCAGATACTCTAATCTTTAAAGTTGGTTCAGTGAGTTCAGTGTtctggatgaggatggatggaggtaCAGAGGCTTGCAGCAGGGCCAGGTGTCAGGGTTATCTGCTGGGGCTCAGCGTGACCCGTGACGGCCCTGGACGCTGGAACAGAGAGAAAACAGCAGCAGAGAGGCCCAGCTGTGGTTTCAGCACCGAGGTCAGGGACAGCTCCGCTCAGCGCGCCGCCATCGGCAGCGGCACAAATCAGCCAACTTCACTGAACTCACACCCAGCTTTTAACGGTTTGCCTCTGTAGTCGAGTTTACACTTATTAAAAACAGCCTTTTAGAAGGTGTTTAATTATGACATTTAGTTAATACACATCTGCAAATCAGTCACATTTCAAGCATAAGAAAATCTGCTAAAAAAGCAGAGTTTACACATTTAAACTtgttcaaggaaaaa
Coding sequences within it:
- the LOC133441150 gene encoding type-4 ice-structuring protein LS-12-like encodes the protein MKSTFVAALVLLLAVAHGSEARAVVKRDVQSDVDKITKMLSEMSTSITAATQEMVENIRALEMTNAAQTYVEDSRAKIQPLVEKVQAEAVKLQEQVKPYISDIEEHIKPLTDNINAQVKPLSDNFHAQVKPLTDMMEKLLQQVMDQSKALLPPQ